Proteins encoded within one genomic window of Halocatena marina:
- a CDS encoding SDR family NAD(P)-dependent oxidoreductase: protein MSDTAVIAGVGPGLGESLARRFHNEGYSVGLFARSADYLSDLENHLGERALAVPTDVSNAEHVADGFARVREAFGPIDVLINHASSAPWRGLTDIAPKEFERALQVGVSGALYCSQEAVHDMLANDGGTIIFTGATTARRGRGGAIGFSASKFAARGMAESMARELGPKGIHVAHVVIDGQIGVGDATEQDAKFLDPDEIARQYWHLAEQDRSTWTLELDLRPNMESF from the coding sequence ATGTCTGACACAGCAGTGATCGCTGGTGTCGGTCCCGGCCTTGGGGAGTCGCTTGCTCGCCGATTCCACAACGAAGGATACTCCGTGGGGTTGTTCGCTCGCTCGGCAGACTACCTCTCCGATCTTGAAAACCACCTCGGTGAGCGCGCGCTCGCGGTACCGACAGATGTCAGCAACGCCGAGCACGTCGCAGACGGATTTGCGAGAGTACGCGAGGCGTTCGGTCCGATTGATGTGTTAATCAATCACGCTAGCAGTGCACCGTGGCGAGGGCTGACAGATATCGCCCCCAAGGAGTTCGAACGCGCCCTTCAAGTCGGAGTATCTGGGGCGCTCTATTGCTCGCAGGAGGCAGTCCACGATATGCTCGCAAACGACGGTGGAACGATTATTTTCACAGGTGCGACGACCGCTAGGCGAGGTCGCGGGGGAGCAATCGGGTTTTCGGCATCGAAGTTTGCCGCACGAGGGATGGCCGAATCAATGGCCCGTGAACTCGGTCCCAAAGGGATTCACGTTGCCCACGTCGTGATAGACGGCCAAATCGGAGTCGGAGACGCAACTGAACAGGACGCAAAGTTTCTCGATCCAGACGAGATCGCCCGTCAGTACTGGCATCTCGCCGAACAGGACCGCTCGACGTGGACACTAGAACTCGACCTTCGACCCAATATGGAGTCGTTCTAA
- a CDS encoding amidohydrolase family protein: MLVIECGLLIDGVSDEPHHDVAIAIEDGIIVDISDRGAFASDNHVEHDVLIPGLIDAHVHLAGVRSMNPMEWATANVSTMTARATADLRKLVAAGFTAVRDVGSSTGLGLRTAVEEGEIPGPRVYTSGKSISQTGGHGDSHFLPYEWAKTRAGLSTIADGPDECRKEARKRIRQGVDCLKIMTTGGVLSEKDAPDQSQYTDAEISAFTEEAHRVGIPVASHAQGAAGIKRALENGVDTIEHGFFLDTETIDLLLETDATLVPTLAIMHRLVTEGADHGVPEWGLEKSRAARRDHFDSIRRAYEAGVPIALGTDFIGPDLVPHGENMLEAELFVEEIGMTEMDAIRAGTSVAARTLPDDNVGVISNGAVADLVALESDPLDDISALRRVETVYRDGKRVLV; encoded by the coding sequence ATGTTAGTTATCGAGTGCGGGCTCCTCATTGACGGCGTTTCTGATGAACCACACCACGACGTTGCTATTGCGATTGAAGATGGAATAATTGTGGATATAAGCGACCGCGGAGCGTTTGCAAGTGATAATCACGTCGAACATGACGTTCTCATCCCTGGTCTCATTGACGCCCACGTTCACCTCGCCGGTGTTCGATCGATGAATCCGATGGAGTGGGCGACAGCGAACGTCTCGACGATGACCGCGCGTGCGACCGCGGATCTGCGAAAGCTCGTTGCTGCTGGATTCACTGCTGTCCGTGACGTTGGGAGCTCGACTGGACTCGGGCTTCGGACCGCCGTTGAAGAGGGAGAAATCCCCGGACCACGGGTGTACACGAGCGGGAAATCCATTTCCCAGACCGGTGGCCATGGTGACTCACACTTTCTCCCGTACGAATGGGCGAAAACCCGCGCTGGCCTTTCAACGATTGCTGACGGGCCAGACGAATGTCGAAAAGAGGCGCGAAAACGCATCCGTCAGGGTGTCGACTGCCTCAAGATCATGACGACCGGCGGTGTCCTCTCCGAGAAGGATGCACCCGACCAGAGTCAGTACACCGACGCCGAGATCAGTGCATTCACAGAGGAAGCTCATCGTGTTGGTATCCCGGTTGCGAGCCATGCACAGGGTGCAGCAGGTATCAAGCGCGCACTCGAAAACGGAGTCGATACGATTGAACACGGATTCTTCCTCGATACAGAGACGATCGATCTGCTGCTTGAGACAGACGCGACGCTCGTCCCAACACTCGCTATTATGCACCGTCTCGTCACTGAGGGAGCCGACCACGGAGTCCCAGAATGGGGATTAGAGAAGTCAAGAGCCGCACGACGGGACCATTTCGACTCCATCCGCCGTGCGTACGAGGCTGGTGTCCCTATTGCCCTCGGAACTGACTTCATCGGTCCCGATCTCGTTCCTCACGGCGAGAACATGCTGGAAGCCGAGTTGTTCGTCGAGGAGATCGGCATGACCGAAATGGACGCGATCAGAGCCGGAACGAGCGTCGCCGCTCGCACACTCCCTGACGACAACGTCGGTGTGATCTCGAATGGCGCAGTAGCTGATCTCGTTGCGCTCGAATCGGATCCACTCGATGACATTAGCGCACTCAGACGAGTCGAAACGGTCTACCGTGACGGAAAGCGTGTCCTCGTCTGA
- a CDS encoding valine--tRNA ligase yields MTEIEDEYDPDSIEQKWREQWQETDVYRYHDGEERPEYIIDTPPPYPTGNFHIGNALGWCYMDFAARYHRLCGEDVLFPQGWDCHGLPTEVKVEENHDIHRTDVPRDEFRELCIEHTEEQIEAMYDTMLDLGFSQDWEHEFRTMDPEYWGETQRSFVRMAEDEFVYRDEHPVNWCPRCETAIADAEVESEDRTGTLYYLTFSGDDDDIEIATTRPELLAACVGVAVDPDDERYADRIGETFEVPLFGQQVELFSDEEVDGEFGTGAVMVCTFGDKQDVTWWAEHDLALRAVVTENGRLNERAGEFEGLSITEAKEEIAEALEADGFLRKSEPTEQSVGVCWRCDTPIEILSKDQWFVRVDQDEIIENAQEIEWIPDHMYARLEEWAEGMDWDWVVSRQRVFATPIPAWFCEDCDHARIASEDELPIDPTETTPSIQCEECGGTNWRGETDVMDTWMDSSISALYVAGWPDEQFESVQLREQGHDIIRTWAFYTILRTAALEDELPWETALINGMVFGTDGNKMSKSRGNSVQPKEVVSEYSADAFRQAIALGGQPGSDIQFQWKEVKSASRFLTKVWNITKFAGNHLDEDTLSIQDPAYRDADKWILIRCRTVAEQVAEHMDAYRFDAALRELREFVWHDLADDYLELLKGRLYEGRPGERNAARHALYTVLSASLRMIAPFAPFLAEETYQTLPGSEGSVHATTWPDLETFDEDTAIRGQLIADIASTIRGWKSDTGMALNEELERVEVYVERDEDQPAVDTYDLSSAVNGPVYIEPGRPNVELVPVGVTPDHSIIGPKFREQAGAVIASLEAADPAALKAQKETNGEFELDVDDESVVLDTDAIEIVEEQRAASGEEVEVLELDEATILIY; encoded by the coding sequence ATGACCGAAATAGAAGACGAATACGATCCAGACAGCATTGAGCAGAAGTGGCGCGAGCAGTGGCAGGAGACGGATGTCTACCGATACCACGACGGTGAAGAGCGTCCAGAGTACATCATCGACACCCCACCACCCTATCCAACAGGGAACTTTCACATTGGGAATGCACTCGGATGGTGTTATATGGACTTTGCGGCCCGCTATCATCGATTATGTGGTGAGGACGTTCTCTTCCCACAGGGGTGGGACTGTCACGGTCTCCCGACGGAGGTCAAAGTCGAAGAGAACCACGACATTCACCGCACCGACGTTCCCCGTGATGAGTTCCGAGAGCTGTGTATCGAGCACACCGAAGAACAGATCGAGGCAATGTACGATACGATGCTCGATCTCGGGTTCTCTCAGGACTGGGAGCACGAATTTCGAACGATGGACCCCGAGTACTGGGGTGAAACCCAGCGGTCGTTCGTTCGCATGGCCGAGGACGAGTTCGTCTATCGAGACGAGCACCCAGTGAATTGGTGTCCACGCTGTGAAACAGCGATCGCTGACGCAGAAGTCGAATCCGAAGACAGGACTGGAACACTTTATTACCTCACGTTCTCCGGTGATGACGACGATATTGAGATCGCAACGACGCGTCCGGAACTACTTGCTGCGTGTGTTGGCGTAGCCGTCGATCCCGATGACGAACGGTATGCAGACCGCATCGGGGAAACGTTCGAAGTTCCACTCTTTGGTCAACAGGTCGAACTCTTCTCGGACGAAGAAGTCGACGGCGAATTCGGGACCGGCGCTGTCATGGTCTGTACATTCGGTGATAAACAGGACGTCACGTGGTGGGCAGAACACGATCTCGCGCTCCGTGCAGTCGTCACCGAAAATGGTCGGTTGAACGAACGCGCTGGCGAGTTCGAGGGACTGAGTATCACTGAAGCGAAAGAGGAGATCGCCGAGGCACTCGAAGCAGACGGATTCCTTCGAAAGAGCGAGCCGACCGAGCAGTCGGTCGGTGTCTGTTGGCGCTGTGACACGCCGATCGAGATCCTGAGTAAGGATCAGTGGTTCGTTCGGGTCGATCAAGACGAGATTATCGAGAACGCACAAGAGATCGAGTGGATTCCCGATCACATGTACGCCCGACTCGAAGAGTGGGCCGAGGGGATGGACTGGGACTGGGTTGTCTCCCGTCAACGCGTCTTTGCCACGCCGATTCCGGCGTGGTTCTGTGAGGACTGTGATCACGCTCGCATCGCAAGCGAGGACGAACTCCCGATCGATCCGACCGAAACCACACCGTCCATACAGTGTGAGGAGTGTGGCGGCACGAACTGGCGGGGTGAGACCGACGTTATGGACACGTGGATGGACTCGTCTATCTCCGCACTGTACGTCGCTGGCTGGCCCGATGAACAGTTCGAGTCGGTGCAGTTGCGCGAGCAGGGCCACGACATCATTCGGACGTGGGCATTCTATACGATTCTCCGAACGGCAGCACTCGAAGACGAGCTCCCGTGGGAGACAGCACTGATCAACGGGATGGTCTTCGGGACGGACGGCAACAAGATGAGTAAATCACGAGGGAACTCCGTTCAGCCAAAGGAGGTTGTTTCGGAGTACTCCGCTGATGCCTTCCGGCAGGCAATTGCGCTTGGCGGTCAGCCCGGGAGTGACATCCAGTTCCAATGGAAGGAAGTCAAATCGGCATCGCGTTTCCTCACGAAAGTCTGGAATATCACGAAGTTTGCCGGTAATCACCTCGATGAAGACACGCTGTCGATTCAGGATCCGGCCTACCGCGACGCCGATAAATGGATCTTGATTCGCTGTCGAACAGTAGCCGAACAGGTTGCTGAGCATATGGACGCGTATCGATTTGATGCCGCGCTTCGTGAACTCCGAGAGTTCGTTTGGCACGATCTCGCTGACGACTATCTCGAACTCCTCAAGGGCCGGTTGTACGAGGGTCGCCCTGGCGAGCGAAATGCTGCCCGCCATGCGCTGTACACCGTCTTATCGGCGTCGCTCCGAATGATCGCTCCGTTTGCCCCGTTCCTCGCTGAAGAGACCTATCAGACGCTTCCGGGGAGTGAAGGGAGCGTCCACGCCACAACGTGGCCAGATCTGGAGACGTTCGATGAGGACACGGCGATCCGGGGACAGCTCATCGCTGACATTGCAAGCACCATCCGTGGCTGGAAGTCTGACACCGGAATGGCGCTCAATGAGGAACTCGAACGCGTCGAAGTCTACGTCGAACGCGATGAGGACCAGCCCGCAGTCGATACCTACGATCTGAGCTCTGCTGTCAACGGCCCGGTCTACATCGAACCCGGACGACCAAACGTCGAACTCGTCCCTGTCGGCGTCACGCCCGACCATTCGATAATCGGACCGAAGTTCCGCGAGCAAGCCGGTGCTGTCATCGCGTCCCTCGAAGCAGCCGATCCTGCAGCACTGAAAGCACAGAAGGAGACAAACGGTGAGTTCGAACTCGATGTCGACGACGAATCGGTCGTTCTCGACACCGACGCAATCGAAATCGTCGAAGAACAGCGCGCCGCGAGCGGAGAAGAAGTCGAAGTACTCGAACTCGATGAAGCGACCATCCTAATCTACTGA
- a CDS encoding TetR/AcrR family transcriptional regulator, translating to MTDETTEELMGATYRALCKQGYASLRMQDIADESTKSKAALHYHYETKHDLLLAFLEYLYDRFEAELCEAKGDDPATQLTSFIEHRLTPRDEDTHQEFQTAILEIKAQAPYDDAYRERLTEFDRLIYRKIRSFLDDGIDRGVFKDEIDPDATAEFLVTHINGAQIRHVTVGYPIETTRQLLIEHIDQHVLADEADE from the coding sequence ATGACCGACGAAACGACGGAAGAACTCATGGGAGCGACGTATCGGGCGCTGTGCAAGCAGGGATACGCCTCGCTTCGGATGCAGGATATCGCGGACGAATCGACCAAGAGCAAAGCTGCACTTCACTACCACTACGAGACCAAACACGATCTGCTGCTCGCGTTTCTCGAATATCTGTACGATCGGTTCGAAGCGGAGCTTTGTGAGGCAAAAGGTGATGATCCGGCCACGCAACTCACCTCCTTCATCGAACACCGGCTCACCCCCCGCGATGAAGACACACATCAGGAGTTCCAGACCGCAATTCTCGAAATCAAAGCGCAGGCTCCGTATGATGACGCGTACCGCGAGCGACTCACCGAGTTCGATCGGCTCATCTACCGGAAAATCCGGTCGTTTCTCGATGACGGAATCGATCGTGGCGTATTCAAAGACGAGATTGATCCCGATGCGACCGCCGAATTCCTCGTAACACACATTAACGGTGCACAGATCCGACACGTTACCGTTGGCTATCCAATCGAAACCACGCGGCAGTTGCTCATTGAACACATCGATCAGCATGTGCTCGCTGACGAGGCAGACGAGTAA
- a CDS encoding MFS transporter has protein sequence MRSVFRNATFRRLFVGRLITNAGDSLYYVAAMWLVYNLGGSAFYTGLAGFLTLTPQTLQFLTGPFVDRWDLRRLLVGTQVLQGVCVLIIPLAAMTGILSVTVVLVVMPVVAMMNQFVYPAQNAALPRIVNEEELVDANSAFSFAYQGVDTAFISLGGVLVALFGAVSLYIIDSVTFAMTALIFATTQIPSTHTKNQTDDDHATSTRTDYVEKLRAGIEYLRGTILVLMLGASVIINFIIGAMMAVLPAFAALRGGSETYGILLAAMTAGMLIGALGASQLKQFSLSRLTIVGFGFSGFVWIAALSAQWLPATVVLFCLAWIPVGVTNVIFAALRQSYVPEHLIGRVSSVTVSASAAAMPVGSLLGGIAGDTYGSTIVVATTSAGFLFVALYWLAHPLLRYVPAVEDLDPTEYGLRQA, from the coding sequence ATGAGATCGGTGTTTCGGAACGCAACGTTCAGGCGGCTCTTTGTTGGACGGCTCATCACGAATGCAGGGGATAGCCTCTACTACGTTGCAGCAATGTGGTTAGTCTACAATCTTGGTGGTTCAGCGTTCTATACGGGTCTTGCGGGCTTTTTGACGCTTACACCACAAACGTTGCAGTTTCTCACGGGGCCGTTCGTCGACCGCTGGGATCTACGGCGACTTTTGGTTGGTACACAGGTGCTTCAGGGCGTGTGTGTCCTCATCATTCCGTTGGCAGCGATGACTGGGATACTCTCGGTGACGGTCGTTCTCGTCGTGATGCCCGTCGTCGCTATGATGAACCAGTTTGTCTATCCAGCCCAGAATGCCGCATTACCTCGTATCGTCAATGAGGAGGAACTCGTCGACGCGAATTCGGCGTTCTCGTTCGCCTACCAAGGCGTCGATACGGCGTTCATATCACTCGGTGGGGTACTCGTTGCACTCTTCGGTGCTGTTTCATTGTATATCATCGACTCGGTAACGTTTGCTATGACGGCCCTCATCTTCGCAACGACGCAGATCCCCAGCACGCACACGAAGAATCAGACGGACGATGACCACGCGACATCGACACGCACAGATTACGTAGAGAAGCTTCGTGCGGGCATCGAGTACTTACGCGGGACAATTCTCGTTTTGATGCTCGGCGCGTCGGTGATCATCAACTTCATCATCGGTGCAATGATGGCCGTTCTCCCTGCGTTCGCGGCTTTGCGTGGCGGTTCCGAAACATACGGGATATTACTAGCTGCCATGACTGCTGGGATGTTAATCGGTGCCCTCGGTGCTTCGCAACTGAAACAGTTCTCGTTGAGCCGATTGACGATCGTTGGCTTCGGTTTCAGCGGTTTCGTGTGGATTGCTGCACTCTCCGCTCAGTGGCTTCCCGCTACAGTTGTCTTGTTCTGTCTTGCCTGGATTCCGGTTGGGGTAACCAACGTCATTTTCGCGGCACTCCGGCAGAGCTACGTCCCCGAACATCTCATCGGACGCGTGTCCTCGGTCACGGTCAGCGCTTCAGCAGCAGCGATGCCGGTCGGGTCGTTGCTCGGTGGGATTGCAGGCGATACGTACGGGAGCACCATCGTCGTGGCTACGACGAGTGCGGGCTTCCTGTTCGTCGCGCTGTACTGGCTCGCCCATCCCCTGTTACGCTACGTCCCCGCTGTCGAGGACCTCGATCCAACAGAGTATGGACTCAGACAGGCGTGA